In Euwallacea similis isolate ESF13 chromosome 5, ESF131.1, whole genome shotgun sequence, a single window of DNA contains:
- the LOC136409146 gene encoding transmembrane protein 17-like isoform X2 translates to MSNLPLQMAAYFNVVFSPVWVIVLLNFLIRNYSLFSRLVQLTLVIITCTIFAVEIIRLYMLYEGNLNDKIPELAGFWMLSVFLQLPLQGLLLFNPHFHLDVLEIVCQTVIFILLCVEIIFGYFSLRYTARQQANFYKLKKSKADYGKGRE, encoded by the exons ATGTCCAATTTACCTCTGCAAATGGCTGCGTATTTTAATGTAGTATTTAGTCCTGTGTGGGTGATAGTCTTGCTCAACTTCTTAATTCGCAAT tacTCCCTTTTCAGTAGACTAGTCCAACTTACTCTTGTAATCATAACTTGCACAATATTTGCAGTGGAAATTATAAGGCTTTACATGCTATATGagggaaatttaaatgataag ATTCCAGAATTGGCAGGCTTTTGGATGCTATCGGTCTTCCTGCAGCTACCCTTGCAAGGGCTGCTACTATTCAACCCTCATTTTCACCTAGACGTTCTGGAAATCGTGTGCCAAactgtaattttcattttattgtgcgttgaaattatttttggatatttttcattgagaTATACAGCGCGGCAACAAGCCAATTTctacaaattgaaaaaatcaaaagctgATTATGGGAAAGGTAGGGAATAA
- the LOC136408935 gene encoding uncharacterized protein has product MHMCMFVIFFVDETMDPKQSQQSTEDDHQPFRAESRQGILLENPPLLELQLTGESTIQEGSSGYPTLPSSGYLPHRFLPEPRVEHAENIDPLGVVAKSEEVNAAEAMLTLSQTPVVDPKGLVAFVAVNHPAHQSRTASLEGDESLSLPSRPSETVSQDIRHISVAELSLPGTSTSASHSSIPHQENPDDPAVEEGAFEDSFDDSHLEKHRLRSQIRTEKPNVLNVGNLEELISHFDAPTINKFHERCPKCNMRPSTYERLPFWCKVNWELEINGLKIPRVDYGQPVFLVNTYRADRYFGNSGKTTNRDFFDQGPSTSFD; this is encoded by the exons ATGCATATGTGTatgtttgtgattttttttgtag atgAAACAATGGACCCAAAACAATCTCAACAATCAACCGAGGATGACCATCAACCCTTTCGGGCTGAAAGCAGACAAGGAATTCTATTAGAGAATCCACCTTTGCTTGAACTTCAGTTAACTGGGGAGAGCACGATTCAGGAAGGTTCCAGTGGAt ATCCAACACTTCCTAGTTCAGGCTATCTTCCACATCGTTTCTTACCAGAACCAAGAGTTGAACACGCTGAAAACATTGATCCACTTGGAGTTGTTGCCAAAAGTGAAGAAGTTAACGCTGCTGAAGCAATGCTAACT ttgaGCCAAACTCCTGTGGTAGACCCAAAAGGATTAGTAGCGTTTGTTGCGGTAAACCACCCAGCACACCAAAGTCGAACAGCCTCACTGGAGGGCGATGAGAGTTTAAGTCTACCTTCACGACCATCTGAAACAGTCTCACAAGATATTCGTCATATCTCTGTTGCAGAGCTGTCCCTGCCGGGAACCAGTACGAGTGCTTCTCATTCATCTATTCCTCACCAAGAGAACCCTGATGATCCTGCGGTGGAGGAAGGTGCTTTTGAAGACTCCTTTGATGATTCTCATTTAGAGAAGCATCGATTGCGTAGTCAGATTAGAACAGAAAAACCAAATGTGCTCAACGTAGGCAATTTAGAGGAGCTCATCAGCCATTTCGATGCACCcactataaataaatttcatgagCGATGCCCTAAGTGTAATATGCGCCCTTCTACTTATGAACGGTTGCCCTTTTGGTGCAAAGTGAATTGGGAGCTGGAAATCAACGGCTTGAAGATACCGCGTGTAGATTATGGACAGCCAGTTTTTTTAGTCAACACATATAGAGCGGACAGGTATTTTGGGAATTCTGGAAAAACAACAAACAGAGATTTTTTTGATCAAGGCCCTAGCACGTCTTTTGATTAA
- the LOC136409107 gene encoding uncharacterized protein, whose product MASEVPCSHKIRILNFNTKDAVMYPIIRILGRVECNKDQITCQKTDDFVNVYSETSNSIPNIHPNNGTFKSLVELNEGGNELRFVYGCHEVSLSLEYCQMNFPYSVMPMYVICEGHDALFQAPSTERNDIKSACDRILLCSKLLQCFTAEKLLENGLGRKTFHLENQCQVFNSKLNYIEARKMSQEQLWKAIGGEIMTSSFASKKRKYLAFLSCTHYNGAQYSEAIMKSHEDLLSITEGYVALGGGGLALFGTGCLYTWPGQFQEIQAKFQDETIVDKGQFLDDSCYRGTRGGCFSTTVGSALHELYHTFDLGHTENGVMGRGFDNINKFFVADSLENVSIRNHEAKIEFKEEFESEVLSQRLVSESRKKDFEVIRKFEENDKTTLTKSCCITLAYHKWFNNYNEASVTLSYDDSNKFIKSTAGIRVVEIRKQPEEMICNYWTFEGRVLKFSFRIPNEVLEEDGSEILFVEDNFGNTLKRLLTA is encoded by the exons ATG gCCTCTGAAGTTCCCTGCAGCCACAAAATAAGAATACTAAACTTCAATACGAAAGATGCGGTGATGTATCCGATAATTCGAATATTAGGAAGAGTTGAATGTAATAAAGACCAAATAACATGCCAAAAAACTGACGACTTTGTGAACGTTTATTCTGAAACCTCAAATTCGATCCCAAACATCCATCCAAATAATGGCACTTTCAAGTCCTTGGTAGAATTAAATGAAGGTGGAAACGAATTAAGATTCGTTTATGGTTGCCATGAAGTGTCGCTTTCCCTTGAATATTGCCAAATGAATTTTCCGTACTCTGTGATGCCTATGTATGTGATATGTGAGGGTCATGATGCTTTATTTCAAG ccCCCTCTACAGAAAGAAACGATATCAAAAGCGCCTGTGATAGAATATTGTTATGCTCCAAACTTTTGCAGTGCTTTACAGCAGAGAAGCTTTTGGAAAATGGTCTTGGAAGGAAGACTTTTCATCTGGAAAATCAGTGCCAAGTATTTAATAGCAAGCTAAATTATATTGAGGCAAGAAAAATGAGCCAAGAGCAACTGTGGAAGGCTATAG GGGGTGAAATTATGACCTCCAGTTTTGCCTCGAAAAAACGCAAATATTTAGCATTCCTTTCCTGCACACATTACAATGGGGCTCAATATTCTGAAGCCATTATGAAGAGTCATGAAGATCTCTTAAGTATCACTGAAGGTTATGTGGCTTTAGGAGGAGGTGGGTTAGCATTATTTGGAACTGGCTGCCTCTACACTTGGCCTGGGCAATTTCAAGAGATTCAAGCCAAATTCCAGGATGAGACTATTGTCGATAAGGGACAGTTCTTAGACGATAGCTGTTACAG aggaACTCGTGGTGGTTGCTTCTCAACAACAGTGGGTTCAGCATTACATGAATTATACCACACTTTTGATTTAGGTCACACGGAAAATGGGGTCATGGGTCGAGGATTTgataatatcaataaattttttgttgccGATTCCTTGGAAAACGTGTCAATTAGAAATCATGAGGcgaaaatcgaatttaaagAGGAGTTTGAATCCGAGGTTTTATCTCAGAGATTGGTTAGTGAAAGCAGAAAAAAAGACTTTGAAGTTATCCGGAAGTTCGAGGAAAATGACAAGACTACTTTGACTAAAAGTTGCTGCATTACTCTAGCATATCACAA GTGGTTTAACAATTATAATGAAGCTTCCGTAACTTTGTCTTATGATGATTCCAACAAATTCATCAAATCCACTGCAGGAATAAGGGTGGTGGAGATAAGAAAACAACCAGAGGAGATGATTTGCAATTATTGGACATTTGAAGGAAGAGTTCTAAAGTTTTCCTTCAGAATCCCCAATGAGGTTCTTGAGGAGGATGGTTCAGAAATACTTTTTGTAGAAGACAATTTTGGAAATACTTTGAAAAGGTTATTAACGGCATAG
- the LOC136409145 gene encoding uncharacterized protein, which produces MERGESEQEQQEDQNAQHNIPEEHEDEIRGENPLQEGHRPQGVNAPVSGPSLGRINWRMENLETEMKRDPILTSHVKRKHTKQSTQASVTSAQNISQIPGTSRLSASATSAGGKNISTTFQCQRETVSPTDSPLYKRHKIHSDETLTSKPAIEISSDSASSPEEQKSPSPEPGTSAEAHFHEETKEVVKTKERKGKDRKTKESKDLSIEKQQLGTPMIKPALPIQKASSSGSSRETNDTSYKGKSSAPEKLHQPALSTQKASSSGSSRETSGTSYKGKSSVPEKLTCRLPINESTRAALTLCILGNRNVKEDEESSDILGPVISNNPPMENLECHKIVQSSIPFDIPVIKGTDKSVDSRLMPPPDMRIESFTPPNKTRNEFLKESKRESKTWWCIDSVTFYPLDQLHHRFRSSHLDNHNNWNITSYPRNIPSSQPSSLQFPSRSHNPRIEPPEVEPAEEDEEFVGRPSIHGTSKRILGLVPHIGNITLTSVLWTEPNPFEVFCRGIKRCKFCGMPQGLFTRLPITIKLLWYNSLDETQMPYTDTIECAFPVDIWGTASLLKRQDSNVGWILDSKVLDVDLMLLKYAEAQDYGSDISESKSAEGRSSKRKTSESESESSEGERSEGYIV; this is translated from the exons ATGGAGAGAGGCGAATCTGAGCAGGAACAACAAGAGGATCAAAACGCTCAACATAACATACCTGAAGAACATGAAGATGAAATAAGAGGTGAGAATCCCCTGCAAGAAGGTCACCGTCCGCAGGGCGTTAATGCTCCAGTCTCAGGGCCTAGTTTAGGGAGAATTAACTGGCGGATG GAGAACCTTGAAACTGAGATGAAAAGAGACCCCATTTTAACCAGTCATGTCAAACGAAAACATACCAAGCAATCAACACAAGCTTCTGTAACTTCTGCCCAAAACATAAGTCAAATTCCAGGTACTAGCAGATTATCAGCTTCAGCAACATCTGCCGGAGGCAAAAACATCTCAACTACATTCCAGTGTCAGAGAGAGACTGTTTCACCAACGGACAGTCCCTTGTACAAGCGACATAAAATACA CTCCGACGAAACATTGACTTCAAAACCTGCCATTGAAATTTCAAGTGATTCTGCATCCTCTCCAGAAGAACAGAAATCACCCTCGCCTGAGCCTGGTACATCTGcagaagctcattttcatgaAGAAACGAAAGAAGTTGTGAAAACTAAGGAAAGGAAAGGAAAGGATCGGAAAACTAAGGAAAGTAAAGATTTGTCCATTGAGAAGCAGCAACTGGGCACTCCCATGATAAAACCAGCTTTACCAATTCAGAAAGCTTCTTCTTCGGGAAGCAGTCGAGAGACGAATGATACATCATATAAAGGCAAGTCTTCTGCACCTGAAAAACTCCACCAACCAGCTTTGTCAACTCAAAAAGCTTCTTCTTCGGGAAGCAGTCGAGAGACGAGTGGTACATCATATAAGGGTAAATCTTCCGTACCTGAAAAACTCACCTGTCGACTTCCTATAAACGAATCAACTAGAGCAGCGTTGACCTTATGCATACTTGGAAATCGAAATGTAAAAGAAGATGAAGAATCTTCCGACATTTTAGGCCCTGTAATAAGCAATAATCCACCTATGGAAAATCTGGAATGTCACAAGATTGTTCAGTCATCTATACCTTTTGATATTCCAGTAATAAAAGGTACAGACAAATCAGTGGATTCAAGACTAATGCCTCCCCCGGATATGAgaattgaaagttttaccCCTCCAAACAAAACAAGGAATGAGTTTCTGAAAGAGAGTAAACGGGAATCAAAGACGTGGTGGTGCATTGACTCAGTCACTTTCTATCCTTTGGATCAGCTACACCACAGATTCCGTTCCTCACATCTTGATAATCACAATAACTGGAATATCACATCTTACCCTAGGAATATCCCATCTAGCCAACCTAGTAGTCTACAGTTTCCTTCTCGTTCACACAATCCACGTATTGAACCACCCGAGGTAGAACCAGCGGAAGAAGATGAAGAATTTGTGGGCAGGCCCAGCATACATGGAACCTCCAAGCGCATATTGGGTCTTGTTCCTCATATTGGGAACATCACCCTAACTTCTGTACTATGGACTGAGCCTAATCCTTTTGAGGTTTTCTGTCGAGGCATTAAAAGATGTAAGTTTTGCGGCATGCCACAGGGTTTGTTTACCCGTCTTCCAATCACCATTAAATTACTATGGTACAATTCCCTAGACGAAACGCAGATGCCCTACACAGACACTATTGAATGTGCATTTCCCGTGGACATATGGGGAACAGCTTCTCTTTTGAAAAGACAAGATAGTAATGTAGGTTGGATTCTAGACTCGAAAGTATTAGACGTCGATTTGATGCTTCTGAAATATGCCGAAGCTCAAGATTACGGAAGTGATATTTCCGAAAGTAAAAGCGCCGAAGGTAGAAGttccaaaagaaaaacttccGAAAGTGAAAGTGAGAGTTCCGAAGGTGAAAGGTCAGAAGGTTACATTGTGTGA
- the LOC136409146 gene encoding transmembrane protein 17-like isoform X1, whose amino-acid sequence MTWKEIVSSISKRIFPCVGAEENVQLQDGNEVMSNLPLQMAAYFNVVFSPVWVIVLLNFLIRNYSLFSRLVQLTLVIITCTIFAVEIIRLYMLYEGNLNDKIPELAGFWMLSVFLQLPLQGLLLFNPHFHLDVLEIVCQTVIFILLCVEIIFGYFSLRYTARQQANFYKLKKSKADYGKGRE is encoded by the exons ATGACATGGAAAGAAATAGTTTCTTCAATTTCGAAAAGGATTTTTCCTTGTGTAGGTGCAGAGGAGAATGTACAGCTTCAAGATG gaaATGAAGTCATGTCCAATTTACCTCTGCAAATGGCTGCGTATTTTAATGTAGTATTTAGTCCTGTGTGGGTGATAGTCTTGCTCAACTTCTTAATTCGCAAT tacTCCCTTTTCAGTAGACTAGTCCAACTTACTCTTGTAATCATAACTTGCACAATATTTGCAGTGGAAATTATAAGGCTTTACATGCTATATGagggaaatttaaatgataag ATTCCAGAATTGGCAGGCTTTTGGATGCTATCGGTCTTCCTGCAGCTACCCTTGCAAGGGCTGCTACTATTCAACCCTCATTTTCACCTAGACGTTCTGGAAATCGTGTGCCAAactgtaattttcattttattgtgcgttgaaattatttttggatatttttcattgagaTATACAGCGCGGCAACAAGCCAATTTctacaaattgaaaaaatcaaaagctgATTATGGGAAAGGTAGGGAATAA